The Vicia villosa cultivar HV-30 ecotype Madison, WI linkage group LG1, Vvil1.0, whole genome shotgun sequence genome includes a region encoding these proteins:
- the LOC131645611 gene encoding uncharacterized protein LOC131645611 — MTEQSPKVKVSVPSKLFGCTSSKIPTNIPRDDVDYCSEELDSSDPDESGDEKNPKYEKFRSELMNKDFKFKLGMEFNSLVEFKDAIREWFVLNGREIRFVKNENYRVRVECKGKCGFLALCSKVGDRHTYQLKTWVGSHSCARVLNNKSANSKWVSKLVVEKRKSMGKVKVSEIMSEMRMKYAVGITKGKAWRAQCLAEEIVEGDATRQYTMLWRYAAELKKQCPGNTIKIDVERPLPTIQPRFDKFYFCLDGCKKGFINGCRPFIGVDGCHLKTKYGGQLLVAVARDPNDQYYPLAFGVVETESKESWRWFLQLLMEDVGVERKYVFISDQQKGLVAVFEEMFEQIEHRICLRHLYANFKKKFGGGAAIRDLLMGAAKATYFQAWEKKMNELKALDKKAWEWLMGVPTRLWCKHSFSFYPKCDVLMNNLSESLNSTILQVRDKPILTMCEWIRNYLMNRIVNNLEKLSKWNHNIMPMPRKRLDKEVSMSGQWLPTWSMGDIWQVHHPFNGKQFIVDLGKKTCSCCFWELVGIPCMHAVSAMSYQSLNPESYVDECYTREAYQKCYEHNVSPINGMDMWPSVDVEDMLPPMFKKGPGRPKKLRYREQDESGSRMRRPGISYRCTKCDQFGHNSRKCKSKEQNPNALKRKRKAPRAKAAPAGNEEDLPAENDEVAPNGNEEAAPTGNEEAAPIGNEEAAPTDTYDDPDIDAAIEAMLQQEELSQVCNPTPSTDVQAATVNLAPASHGQTETTTIAADQPKSTASVAKKKRKKHLFTSLRGRGWCYKDSVMAFSILDITIKAFIWQSGVMVSKY; from the exons ATGACTGAACAATCACCCAAAGTCAAGGTATCTGTTCCATCTAAACTGTTTGGTTGTACCTCAAGCAAGATCCCCACTAATATCCCAAGAGATGATGTTGATTATTGTAGTGAGGAATTGGACAGTTCTGATCCCGATGAAAGTGGTGATGAAAAGAATCCAAAATATGAAAAGTTTAGAAGTGAGTTGATGAATAAAGACTTCAAATTCAAGTTAGGAATGGAATTTAATTCTTTGGTGGAGTTCAAAGATGCTATTAGGGAATGGTTTGTTCTTAATGGAAGAGAGATAAGgtttgtaaaaaatgaaaactATAGGGTTAGGGTGGAGTGTAAGGGCAAATGTGGTTTTTTGGCTTTGTGTAGTAAAGTTGGTGACAGACACACTTACCAACTAAAAACATGGGTGGGGTCACATAGTTGTGCTAGGGTTTTAAATAACAAATCAGCCAACTCAAAGTGGGTATCAAAGCTAGTGGTGGAAAAAAGGAAGTCCATGGGAAAGGTAAAAGTGTCTGAAATAATGTCTGAAATGAGAATGAAATATGCTGTGGGTATCACTAAAGGCAAAGCATGGAGAGCACAATGCTTGGCTGAAGAAATAGTTGAAGGAGATGCAACTAGGCAATACACTATGTTATGGAGGTATGCAGCAGAGCTTAAAAAACAATGTCCTGGGAATACTATCAAGATTGATGTGGAGAGGCCTCTGCCTACTATTCAACCAAGATTTGATAAGTTTTACTTTTGCTTGGATGGATGCAAGAAGGGATTCATTAATGGCTGTAGGCCGTTCATTGGTGTGGATGGATGCCATCTTAAAACAAAGTATGGAGGTCAACTCTTAGTAGCTGTGGCTAGAGATCCAAATGACCAGTATTATCCATTGGCTTTTGGagttgtagagactgaatcaaaAGAAAGCTGGAGGTGGTTCCTGCAATTACTTATGGAAGATGTTGGTGTAGAGAGGAAATATGTGTTTATATCAGATCAACAAAAG GGACTTGTAGCAGTGTTTGAAGAAATGTTTGAGCAGATTGAGCATAGAATTTGTCTTAGACATCTCTAtgcaaattttaagaaaaagtttGGTGGTGGTGCAGCAATTAGGGATCTCTTAATGGGAGCTGCTAAAGCAACATATTTTCAAGCTTGGGAGAAAAAGATGAATGAGTTGAAGGCCCTTGACAAGAAGGCATGGGAATGGCTTATGGGTGTTCCAACCAGATTGTGGTGTAAgcattctttctctttttatccAAAGTGTGATGTATTGATGAACAATTTAAGTGAGTCACTTAACAGTACAATCTTGCAAGTTAGGGACAAACCTATCCTCACAATGTGTGAGTGGATTAGAAACTACTTGATGAATAGGATTGTTAATAATTTAGAAAAGCTAAGTAAGTGGAATCACAATATTATGCCAATGCCTAGGAAGAGGCTAGACAAGGAAGTCTCAATGAGTGGTCAATGGCTCCCTACTTGGAGTATGGGTGACATCTGGCAGGTGCATCACCCATTCAATGGTAAACAGTTTATAGTTGATCTTGGGAAAAAAACATGTTCATGTTGTTTTTGGGAACTAGTGGGTATACCATGTATGCATGCTGTGTCTGCCATGAGTTATCAAAGTTTGAATCCAGAGTCATATGTAGATGAGTGCTATACTAGAGAGGCATATCAAAAGTGTTATGAACATAATGTGAGCCCCATCAATGGGATGGACATGTGGCCATCAGTAGATGTGGAAGATATGTTGCCACCTATGTTTAAGAAAGGACCTGGTAGGCCAAAGAAGTTAAGGTATAGGGAACAAGATGAGTCTGGTTCAAGAATGAGAAGGCCTGGTATTTCATATAGATGCACAAAGTGTGATCAGTTTGGGCATAACTCAAGGAAATGCAAAAGcaaggaacaaaaccctaatgcaCTAAAGAGAAAG AGAAAGGCACCAAGAGCCAAAGCTGCACCTGCTGGAAATGAGGAAGATCTCCCTGCTGAAAATGATGAAGTTGCACCTAATGGAAATGAGGAAGCTGCACCTACTGGAAATGAGGAGGCTGCACCTATTGGAAATGAGGAAGCTGCACCTACTGATACTTATGATGATCCTGACATAGATGCTGCAATTGAAGCTATGCTGCAACAAGAAGAATTATCACAAGTCTGCAATCCCACACCCTCTACAGATGTTCAAGCTGCAACAGTCAATCTTGCTCCTGCATCACATGGTCAAACTGAAACAACAACCATAGCAGCTGATCAACCTAAATCTACTGCATctgttgcaaaaaaaaaaagaaaaaagcatCTGTTCACAAGCCTAAGAGGAAGAGG CTGGTGTTATAAGGATTCTGTTATGGCATTTTCAATATTGGATATCACAATAAAGGCATTTATATGGCAGTCTGGTGTTATGGTATCAAAGTATTAG